TATCTCCTTTAATAAATACATCAGGATGTTGGATACTATAATCCAAATTATTTTGAATGGTACTCCCTGTCGTCGTAGCTTCCACAGCCTTTAAATAAAAAGCATCAGTCTTCGAATCATTTGCACCATTCAAGGGAAAGGGATCTTTACGTCCAAACTGGTAACTCAGATTAAAAGCTCCGCTATTCCCCTCAAATGTAAGAGAACTATTTGCTTTATCTAACAATGTACCTAACTTACATTCCATCAAGACTAATTCACGTTCACGCATGGCTATTCTTTTTGCAGTTGCATCCGGAAATGCATTTGCATACCATTCCCGCTTAGTATTGGTCTTTATCTTTAGAACATGGCTTTTGTTTAATTCTGTCAAATTTACTCCGTCGGTACGCCAGATATGCCAACTCCATAATATTTGGTCTGAACTGTTTCGCACAGCTATTAGAGCATTTCCTTTAGCTGTTCCTGTTTTGAATTTTACATATCCGGAACTATTATCCCATTTCAAAGAAGCAATGATTCCGCTATTTGTCTCCCACACAAGAATAGCATCCTTTATTTGATTTTTGGGAATTGTTACAGCATCCGTACTTCCTGTAACTTTGCTGGGCATCAAACTTATGCCCGAACCATACTGCTGTGCTGCATAATCTCCCGTCTCTCCGTTACCTCTTACAGTTGCATTGAAATTATACCATGCATTATCTGTGGCTGCCAGATAGCAGTTTGCGCACCCATCTTCACTAAGATCAACCCCAACAATAACTCTGGAATCACTAGCCATGCCATATCCGTCAAATGTAGCTTTCAGAGTGATGTCATACCTATAATTACCGTTCCGTTTGATATTGAAGTCACTCGTATTGTTTTCGCCAAGATACACCGTCCACGTCACGGTTACAGCACCCACCAAACCATGAATAACTACGTAAGTAGCCTTGGCAGGTGCATTGGCAGTCGTTTTGTCCTTCTGGGCGGAAATGGATTTAGTCCCCCTACGGTTCTCAAACATATAGAAAGTCTTACTTACCGAAGTTGTTCCGGACGTAGTGACAACGCCACTTTCTTTCCAATGTGCGGCAGTAGTCGTCTGTACAGCATCCGATGTACTGGAAATATAATAGGAACGTGAAGGGATATTCTTTACGGAATAATTCGTAATCGTAATGCCACTGCCCGCCTCAACCTTAATATTCAACACTACTTTGGCTACCATACGGGTCAATACCAGTCGTGTGGCTAAATCCTGCGCTCCCGCCTTGATATTCACACTCTTCATGCTTCCGGTCATTAGCAAATTAGTACCTTTACCCAAGTCGTCCCAATTGGTAAGACTATACACCATACTTTTCAGATATGACTCCTTATGTATGGCATATCCCTTGAATAAGTCAGCCTTACCCGTATTGGCAACGGCATAGATGGTACATCCGGTAGCGCTACGGGTATTCACGGTAACCGTAGAACCACCCGTCTGATATTTCTGACCGATCAGTTCACCCGAACTGTTATATACCAGAATATGAAGATTGCTGACCACACTCTCATTGACTGTCCGGGTAGCGATATCCACCTGTTCCTCACCCTGCACTTCCAACCGGATAGTAGCAGGCTGGCCTTCCTCCACATCCTCCATACTCTCCTCTTCCGGTTGGCAGGAACTGCAAACAGCCGTCATCGCCAGCAACGTGCCCAGCATGAACAGCACGAAAAGCACTTTCCAGCAAAATGGAACAGGCTCTTCCTGTCTACGGTATACTCTGTATTCAAATAACCTGATCATTGTATTCTTACTTACATTTCTACATCCGGCTTACATTTCCACATCCTGACTGACCGTACCCCAGGGAACCACACTCACAACGACCTTCACCTCCGCATAGCGGAAGTCAAGATCTATGTTAGTCTGTTTACCCACAGGAGCATACAAAGGACGGAATTCATTGTCTTCGGTGATAGTCAACAGTTTCTCCCCTTTCCGGTAGATGTCAATTTCCAACGGCCTCCCCTCTCCGGTAGGGAAGATATGGAAAGGCGGCGCATAGACATCCCCTTCAGCGTCGGTAACGGAAGCCGGTTCATATCCGGCCCCGCTCCCGGCAGCCTCACCCGTGAAATCCATTTCCGTACTGGTACAGTGCACTATGAAGCGGTACGATTCACCCTTGTAAGGATAACACTCGGAAAGATAACGCGTGCGTATGCTGAGACCCGCCACCATACGTTCCATTACGAGTGTAATGTCCGCACCTTCCACGCTACGGGTCTCCGTCTCCCCTATTTCCCTGCGGCAATAGAACAGATCCGTTAGCGGGAGATGCGTGCCGTGAGCGTATTGCCGGAGTTGAAGTTTCGCATCTTTCAGAGGGGTTCCCGGCGCTATATCCGTAGTAATCAGGGTATCTTCTTTCAGATTGCCCCAGGCTACCAGCGTGAGATGTTCGCCTTTGTCCTCTCCAAAATAAAAGTCAGAAAAGCCATCGGAGGGAATCATCCTGACGAAACCCTGCTCATTAAAGAGGTAGATATCCGATTTCTGCAAGGCCCCGCTTCCGGTGAGGTCGTTCCCGTCAGCATCCACCGCGCGGACATGAAGTTCGTAACGGGCACAACCTTCCATATCCTCACGTACGCACGAGGCGCAGCAGAGAATAAAAAGAAGAAAGAGCGGAAAGATGAAGGATGTTCCGGAAACTCGCATAGCTTGGGCACGGATTGGTTTATAATGTCATGTCAGTCTCATATTAATAATCACTCGAAGGTCACAT
The nucleotide sequence above comes from Bacteroides intestinalis DSM 17393. Encoded proteins:
- a CDS encoding DUF4906 domain-containing protein, which gives rise to MIRLFEYRVYRRQEEPVPFCWKVLFVLFMLGTLLAMTAVCSSCQPEEESMEDVEEGQPATIRLEVQGEEQVDIATRTVNESVVSNLHILVYNSSGELIGQKYQTGGSTVTVNTRSATGCTIYAVANTGKADLFKGYAIHKESYLKSMVYSLTNWDDLGKGTNLLMTGSMKSVNIKAGAQDLATRLVLTRMVAKVVLNIKVEAGSGITITNYSVKNIPSRSYYISSTSDAVQTTTAAHWKESGVVTTSGTTSVSKTFYMFENRRGTKSISAQKDKTTANAPAKATYVVIHGLVGAVTVTWTVYLGENNTSDFNIKRNGNYRYDITLKATFDGYGMASDSRVIVGVDLSEDGCANCYLAATDNAWYNFNATVRGNGETGDYAAQQYGSGISLMPSKVTGSTDAVTIPKNQIKDAILVWETNSGIIASLKWDNSSGYVKFKTGTAKGNALIAVRNSSDQILWSWHIWRTDGVNLTELNKSHVLKIKTNTKREWYANAFPDATAKRIAMRERELVLMECKLGTLLDKANSSLTFEGNSGAFNLSYQFGRKDPFPLNGANDSKTDAFYLKAVEATTTGSTIQNNLDYSIQHPDVFIKGDNWINSATLNSSQWKVSSCLWGDNDTAKGSNNSINPPPCTILDPAPWGTESESGKKTIYDPCPAGWRVAPADTWTGIAYSDANAWYNLLEHVWKEASDKNYFLYFGGMTGAKTFLPVSGFRNGPDALIKRVGINAYLWMSSPCGPEYTMSSVMYAGSDQIHIAHAGKRAGGFAVRCVKETSL
- a CDS encoding FimB/Mfa2 family fimbrial subunit, whose translation is MEGCARYELHVRAVDADGNDLTGSGALQKSDIYLFNEQGFVRMIPSDGFSDFYFGEDKGEHLTLVAWGNLKEDTLITTDIAPGTPLKDAKLQLRQYAHGTHLPLTDLFYCRREIGETETRSVEGADITLVMERMVAGLSIRTRYLSECYPYKGESYRFIVHCTSTEMDFTGEAAGSGAGYEPASVTDAEGDVYAPPFHIFPTGEGRPLEIDIYRKGEKLLTITEDNEFRPLYAPVGKQTNIDLDFRYAEVKVVVSVVPWGTVSQDVEM